A genomic window from Pyxicephalus adspersus chromosome 2, UCB_Pads_2.0, whole genome shotgun sequence includes:
- the TSPAN33 gene encoding tetraspanin-33 isoform X1, with the protein MARRSAANVSGEDFSFVSPVVKYLLFFFNMLFWVISLVMVGIGVYARLLKHAEAAMACLAIDPALLLIAVGILMFLITFCGCIGSLRENICLLQSFSICLTIVFLLQLSAGIVGFVFSDKARGKVSEVISNAIVHYRDDLDLQNLIDFGQKEFNCCGGISYKDWSQNIYFNCSSENRSRERCSVPYSCCLPEEDETVINTMCGHGMQALDYLEAGEYIYTNGCIDRLVNWLHSNLFLLGGVALGLAIPQLVGILLSQVLINQIKDQVKLQRYNQQHRSDPWY; encoded by the exons ATGGCCAGGAGGTCTGCAGCGAATGTCAGCGGGGAGGACTTCTCCTTCGTCAGCCCTGTGGTCAAGTACCTGCTGTTCTTCTTCAACATGCTGTTCTGG GTCATTTCCCTTGTGATGGTGGGAATAGGAGTCTACGCCAGGCTCTTGAAACATGCTG AGGCTGCTATGGCTTGCCTTGCCATTGACCCTGCTTTACTTCTTATAGCAGTTGGTATTTTGATGTTTCTTATTACCTTCTGTGGCTGTATTGGATCTCTGCGAGAAAACATCTGCCTCCTGCAATCT TTCTCCATTTGTCTGACAATAGTCTTTTTGCTACAGCTGTCTGCGGGCATTGTGGGCTTTGTCTTCTCTGACAAG GCTCGGGGGAAAGTCAGTGAAGTGATTAGCAATGCTATTGTACACTACAGGGATGATCTGGACTTGCAGAATCTCATAGACTTTGGTCAAAAAGAG TTTAATTGCTGTGGAGGCATCTCCTACAAGGACTGGTCTCAGAATATATACTTTAACTGTTCATCAGAGAACCGAAGCAGAGAACGTTGCTCCGTTCCATATTCTTGCTGCCTGCCTGAGGAAGATGAG actgtCATAAACACCATGTGTGGACATGGCATGCAGGCTTTAGACTATCTGGAAGCAGGGGAATATATTTACACCAATGGCTGCATTGACAGGCTGGTTAACTGGCTGCACAGTAACCTTTTCTTGCTGGGTGGAGTGGCGCTGGGTCTGGCCATTCCTCAG CTGGTTGGAATTCTCCTTTCTCAGGTCTTGATTAACCAGATAAAAGACCAAGTAAAACTTCAGAGATATAACCAGCAGCACCGGTCAGACCCATGGTATTGA
- the TSPAN33 gene encoding tetraspanin-33 isoform X2 produces MKNVISLVMVGIGVYARLLKHAEAAMACLAIDPALLLIAVGILMFLITFCGCIGSLRENICLLQSFSICLTIVFLLQLSAGIVGFVFSDKARGKVSEVISNAIVHYRDDLDLQNLIDFGQKEFNCCGGISYKDWSQNIYFNCSSENRSRERCSVPYSCCLPEEDETVINTMCGHGMQALDYLEAGEYIYTNGCIDRLVNWLHSNLFLLGGVALGLAIPQLVGILLSQVLINQIKDQVKLQRYNQQHRSDPWY; encoded by the exons GTCATTTCCCTTGTGATGGTGGGAATAGGAGTCTACGCCAGGCTCTTGAAACATGCTG AGGCTGCTATGGCTTGCCTTGCCATTGACCCTGCTTTACTTCTTATAGCAGTTGGTATTTTGATGTTTCTTATTACCTTCTGTGGCTGTATTGGATCTCTGCGAGAAAACATCTGCCTCCTGCAATCT TTCTCCATTTGTCTGACAATAGTCTTTTTGCTACAGCTGTCTGCGGGCATTGTGGGCTTTGTCTTCTCTGACAAG GCTCGGGGGAAAGTCAGTGAAGTGATTAGCAATGCTATTGTACACTACAGGGATGATCTGGACTTGCAGAATCTCATAGACTTTGGTCAAAAAGAG TTTAATTGCTGTGGAGGCATCTCCTACAAGGACTGGTCTCAGAATATATACTTTAACTGTTCATCAGAGAACCGAAGCAGAGAACGTTGCTCCGTTCCATATTCTTGCTGCCTGCCTGAGGAAGATGAG actgtCATAAACACCATGTGTGGACATGGCATGCAGGCTTTAGACTATCTGGAAGCAGGGGAATATATTTACACCAATGGCTGCATTGACAGGCTGGTTAACTGGCTGCACAGTAACCTTTTCTTGCTGGGTGGAGTGGCGCTGGGTCTGGCCATTCCTCAG CTGGTTGGAATTCTCCTTTCTCAGGTCTTGATTAACCAGATAAAAGACCAAGTAAAACTTCAGAGATATAACCAGCAGCACCGGTCAGACCCATGGTATTGA